From one Lolium rigidum isolate FL_2022 chromosome 4, APGP_CSIRO_Lrig_0.1, whole genome shotgun sequence genomic stretch:
- the LOC124649290 gene encoding jasmonoyl--L-amino acid synthetase GH3.5-like, which translates to MPGLCQFEVTTCSSEETINEFEALTRDAGRVQQDTLKKILEANADAEYLARFGLDGRTDAESYKSRVPLCVHSDVEPFIQRVAHGDSSSVITRKPITALSLSSGTTQGKPKFLPFNEELIENTLQVFRTSYAFRNREYTTGKGKALQFFYCSKQVSTDGGVIATTATTNLYRSPRYREGMKGIRSQGCSPDEVIFGPDFHQSLYCHLLCGLIYSDEVRFVSSTFAHSLVQAFQTLEEVWEDLAPPRPLCADIREGVLSEKVTVPSIRQAVSRILKPNPQLADWIYNKCVRLSSWYGVIPALWPKAKYVYGIMTGSMEPYLKKLRHYAGHLPLISADYGASEGYVGCNIDPTVPPEQVTYAVLPNTGYYEFIPLEKSTGEMENSASIHYIETGPVGLTEVEVGKIYEVVLTTFAGLYRYRLGDIVKIAGFHNSTPQLQFICRRSLMLSINVDKNTEKDLQFAVEEASKLLEGEKLGIVDFTSCVDTSSDPGRYVIYWELSSGTRDEVLSSCANALDLAFVDEGYNGSRKNKTIAPLELRILNKGTFKEILVHFLGLGGSVSQFKTPRFVNPSNSKVLQILNKNVTRSYFSTAYGL; encoded by the exons ATGCCAGGGCTCTGTCAGTTCGAAGTGACGACCTGCAGTTCCGAAGAAACCATCAATGAGTTCGAGGCGTTGACACGCGACGCTGGACGCGTGCAGCAGGATACACTGAAGAAGATCCTCGAGGCGAATGCCGATGCTGAGTACCTCGCACGCTTTGGCCTCGACGGTAGGACTGACGCCGAGAGCTACAAATCTCGCGTCCCTCTGTGTGTGCACAGCGATGTTGAACCTTTTATCCAGAGGGTTGCTCATGGTGATAGCTCATCTGTGATCACTCGGAAGCCCATCACCGCCCTCTCCCTCAG TTCTGGTACAACACAGGGGAAGCCTAAGTTCCTTCCATTTAATGAGGAATTGATCGAGAACACACTTCAAGTATTCCGTACTTCTTACGCATTTAGGAACCG TGAATACACTACCGGCAAAGGAAAAGCCTTGCAGTTCTTCTACTGCAGCAAGCAAGTCTCAACAGACGGTGGCGTCATTGCTACGACTGCAACAACAAATCTGTACCGGAGTCCACGCTACAGAGAAGGCATGAAGGGTATCCGGTCTCAGGGTTGCAGCCCTGACGAAGTTATCTTTGGCCCTGACTTCCATCAATCCTTATATTGTCACTTGCTATGTGGGTTGATATACTCGGACGAGGTCCGTTTCGTGTCATCAACATTTGCTCACAGCCTAGTGCAGGCATTTCAGACGTTGGAAGAGGTCTGGGAGGACTT GGCTCCGCCTCGGCCCTTGTGTGCTGATATAAGAGAAGGTGTTCTCTCGGAAAAAGTCACGGTACCGTCAATCCGCCAAGCTGTTTCAAGAATTTTGAAGCCCAACCCTCAGCTTGCTGATTGGATCTACAACAAGTGTGTGAGATTGAGCAGTTGGTACGGTGTGATCCCAGCACTGTGGCCCAAGGCCAAGTACGTGTATGGCATCATGACAGGGTCCATGGAGCCATATCTGAAGAAATTAAGGCACTATGCTGGGCACTTGCCACTGATAAGTGCTGATTACGGTGCATCAGAAGGATATGTTGGATGTAACATAGACCCCACAGTGCCACCTGAACAGGTGACATATGCTGTTCTGCCGAATACTGGTTATTATGAGTTCATTCCTTTGGAGAAATCCACAGGGGAGATGGAGAACAGCGCCTCTATTCATTACATTGAGACTGGTCCTGTTGGCTTGACAGAAGTTGAGGTCGGCAAAATATATGAAGTTGTACTAACTACCTTTGCAG GCCTATATCGTTACAGATTAGGAGACATCGTAAAAATAGCTGGATTCCACAACTCAACACCCCAGCTCCAGTTCATCTGTCGTAGAAGTCTCATGCTGAGCATCAATGTTGACAAGAACACCGAGAAAGATCTCCAGTTTGCTGTTGAGGAGGCGTCAAAGCTCTTGGAAGGGGAGAAGCTGGGAATTGTGGATTTCACAAGCTGTGTGGATACGTCTAGCGACCCGGGTCGCTACGTGATCTActgggagctgagctctggaaccAGGGATGAGGTCTTAAGCAGCTGCGCAAACGCCTTGGATCTAGCCTTCGTTGACGAAGGCTACAATGGCTCAAGGAAGAACAAAACCATTGCCCCCCTCGAGCTCCGGATCCTGAACAAGGGAACCTTCAAGGAGATTCTGGTCCACTTCCTAGGCCTTGGTGGCTCGGTGAGCCAGTTCAAGACACCTCGGTTCGTGAACCCGTCTAACAGCAAGGTGCTACAGATACTGAACAAGAATGTTACCCGGAGTTATTTCAGTACTGCCTATGGGCTATGA
- the LOC124706322 gene encoding uncharacterized protein LOC124706322, whose protein sequence is MAALRHAARRLGVGALQRAPRVSPVRRPMSNTSVGGKPQTTAGPCDELRMEFEEAKEELFDLCMEMRSRGAFKTMSWEDIQNLRLTSHLAAQVKPKPDDAMWRRYKRHRTIHDFQSAYFCLGFIGYSFLTSNKNEDGGQSEASISSLDMEPASERLN, encoded by the exons ATGGCGGCGCTCCGGCACGCGGCGAGGAGGCTCGGCGTTGGTGCGCTCCAGCGAGCGCCAAGGGTTTCTCCTGTCCGCCGGCCCATGTCTAACACCTCCGTCGGCGGCAAG CCACAAACTACTGCAGGGCCTTGCGATGAGCTGCGAATGGAATTCGAGGAAGCGAAAGAAGAGCTCTTTGATTTGTGCATGGAGATGAGAAGTAGAGGAGCCTTCAAAACTATGTCCTGGGAAGACATCCAGAATTTAAGGCTAACCTCCCATCTTGCTGCACAAGTGAAGCCTAAACCTGATGACGCCATGTG GCGGAGATACAAGCGACATCGGACCATCCACGATTTCCAAAGCGCATACTTCTGTCTGGGATTTATAGGTTACTCTTTCCTCACATCCAACAAGAATGAAGATGGAGGGCAGAGTGAGGCCAGTATATCGTCTCTTGACATGGAGCCAGCCAGCGAACGACTGAACTAG